A single Carnobacterium alterfunditum DSM 5972 DNA region contains:
- the pfkA gene encoding 6-phosphofructokinase, translating to MKRIAVLTSGGDAPGMNAAIRAVVRKGHYEGMEVYGINYGYAGLVAGDIRKLTRRDVGDKISRGGTFLYSARYPEFATEEGQLKGIEQLKKFGIEGLVVIGGDGSYMGAAALTRHGYPTVALPGTIDNDIPGTDFCIGFDTAINTVLDSVDKIRDTATSHVRTFIIEVMGRNAGDIALWTGVAGGAEQIVIPDIDFNMEEIANTIQKGRERGKKHSIIILAEGVMNGNEFAEELSKFGDYQARVTVLGHVQRGGSPTARDRVLSSVFGARAVDLLKVGRGGLCVGIVDNKIVENDIIETLNTKKHMPDVSLYKLNQEISY from the coding sequence ATGAAACGCATTGCTGTTTTAACAAGTGGTGGAGATGCTCCAGGAATGAATGCAGCTATTCGAGCTGTTGTACGTAAAGGTCATTATGAAGGTATGGAAGTATATGGTATCAACTATGGCTATGCTGGTTTGGTAGCTGGTGATATACGCAAATTAACTCGTAGAGATGTAGGCGATAAGATTTCAAGAGGTGGAACTTTTCTTTATTCTGCTCGTTATCCTGAATTCGCTACTGAAGAAGGTCAATTAAAAGGTATTGAACAATTGAAAAAATTTGGGATCGAAGGTTTAGTTGTTATCGGCGGAGATGGTTCTTACATGGGTGCTGCAGCGTTGACCAGACATGGCTATCCAACAGTCGCTTTGCCAGGTACGATCGATAATGATATACCAGGTACTGATTTCTGTATCGGATTTGATACTGCTATTAATACAGTATTAGATTCTGTTGATAAAATACGTGATACGGCAACAAGCCATGTGCGTACTTTCATTATTGAAGTTATGGGACGTAATGCAGGAGATATCGCATTATGGACTGGTGTAGCAGGAGGAGCAGAACAAATTGTCATTCCTGACATAGACTTTAATATGGAAGAAATTGCTAATACGATTCAAAAAGGCCGTGAACGTGGTAAAAAACACAGCATCATTATCCTAGCTGAAGGCGTAATGAATGGGAACGAATTTGCAGAAGAATTATCAAAATTTGGAGATTATCAAGCCCGTGTTACTGTCTTAGGACATGTTCAACGTGGCGGTTCTCCAACAGCTCGTGACCGAGTTCTATCAAGTGTTTTTGGTGCTAGAGCTGTAGATCTATTAAAAGTTGGCAGAGGTGGCCTATGTGTAGGTATCGTGGACAATAAAATTGTTGAAAATGATATTATTGAAACTTTAAATACAAAAAAACACATGCCAGATGTCAGTTTATACAAATTAAATCAAGAAATATCTTATTAA
- the pyk gene encoding pyruvate kinase, translating to MKKTKIVCTIGPASEKVEQLVQMIDAGMNVARLNFSHGDFEEHGARIINIREASKRTGKMVAILLDTKGPEMRTHNMKDGLVEFETGDVVRISMTEVEGTKEKFSITYPELINDIEVGTHILLDDGLIDLEITELDHANNEIVVLVQNPGTLKNKKGVNVPGVSVNLPGITDKDAADIRFGLKNDIDYIAASFVRRASDVLEITQILEEENMTHVQIIPKIENQEGVDNIDEILKVSNGIMVARGDLGVEIPTEEVPIVQKALIQKCNQAGKPVITATQMLDSMQQNPRPTRAEASDVANAIFDGTDAIMLSGETAAGDYPIEAVQTMTRIAIRTEEALVNQDAFALKAYSQTDMTEAIGQSVGHTARNLNIQTIVAATESGHTARMIAKYRPKANIVAVTFTERQMRGLALTWGAYPVVSEKPASTDDMFHLATKIAQETGFATAGDLIIITAGVPVGERGTTNLMKIQLIGTKLVSGQGVGTDAVIGKAIVATSAEEANKNAVEGGILVVKTTDKDYLLAIEKSSALVVEQGGLTSHAAVIAIAMNIPVIVNVENATTLIKNDELITVDSRRGIVYRGATTAI from the coding sequence ATGAAAAAAACAAAGATTGTATGTACGATTGGTCCAGCAAGTGAAAAAGTTGAACAATTGGTTCAAATGATAGATGCAGGTATGAACGTAGCCCGCTTAAACTTTTCACATGGGGACTTCGAAGAGCATGGTGCACGCATCATAAATATTCGTGAAGCTTCAAAACGTACTGGCAAAATGGTAGCTATTCTATTAGATACAAAAGGTCCTGAAATGCGTACACACAACATGAAAGATGGTCTTGTTGAATTTGAAACAGGAGACGTTGTTCGTATCTCAATGACAGAAGTTGAAGGAACAAAAGAAAAATTCTCAATCACTTATCCTGAATTGATCAATGATATAGAAGTAGGTACTCACATCTTACTAGATGATGGTTTAATAGATCTTGAAATAACAGAATTAGACCATGCAAACAATGAAATTGTTGTTTTAGTTCAAAACCCAGGAACACTAAAAAATAAAAAAGGTGTTAACGTACCAGGCGTATCTGTGAATTTACCAGGAATTACTGATAAAGATGCTGCCGATATTCGTTTTGGTCTAAAAAATGATATTGATTATATTGCAGCAAGTTTTGTACGTCGCGCATCTGATGTATTAGAAATCACTCAAATTCTTGAAGAAGAAAACATGACACATGTTCAAATCATTCCTAAAATTGAAAACCAAGAAGGCGTGGATAACATCGACGAAATCTTGAAAGTTTCAAATGGAATAATGGTTGCACGTGGAGATTTAGGAGTTGAAATTCCTACAGAAGAAGTTCCTATCGTTCAAAAAGCACTTATCCAAAAATGTAATCAAGCTGGTAAACCAGTTATTACTGCTACACAAATGTTAGACTCAATGCAACAAAACCCACGTCCAACACGCGCTGAAGCAAGTGACGTAGCAAACGCTATTTTTGATGGAACAGATGCTATCATGCTTTCTGGAGAAACAGCTGCTGGAGATTACCCTATTGAAGCTGTACAAACTATGACTCGTATTGCTATACGTACTGAAGAAGCATTAGTAAATCAAGATGCTTTTGCATTAAAAGCATACAGCCAAACAGATATGACTGAAGCAATTGGTCAATCAGTAGGACACACTGCACGTAATTTAAATATCCAAACGATTGTTGCAGCTACTGAGTCTGGACATACTGCACGTATGATCGCAAAATACCGTCCAAAAGCTAATATCGTTGCTGTTACGTTTACAGAACGTCAAATGCGTGGTCTTGCATTAACTTGGGGAGCTTACCCAGTTGTTTCTGAAAAACCAGCTTCAACAGATGATATGTTCCACTTAGCAACTAAGATCGCTCAAGAAACTGGATTTGCAACTGCAGGAGATCTAATTATCATTACTGCTGGTGTACCAGTTGGCGAACGTGGCACAACTAACCTAATGAAGATCCAATTGATCGGAACTAAATTAGTTAGCGGACAAGGCGTTGGGACAGATGCTGTTATTGGTAAAGCAATTGTTGCAACAAGTGCTGAAGAAGCAAATAAAAATGCTGTTGAAGGTGGAATTTTAGTTGTGAAAACAACGGATAAAGACTACTTGCTAGCAATTGAAAAATCATCAGCTTTAGTAGTAGAACAAGGCGGCTTGACTAGTCATGCAGCTGTCATTGCGATTGCAATGAACATTCCTGTTATTGTGAATGTTGAAAATGCTACAACTCTTATTAAAAATGATGAATTGATCACTGTCGACTCACGTCGTGGAATCGTCTACCGTGGAGCAACAACAGCTATCTAA
- a CDS encoding CvfB family protein, producing MNQSLGKIITGLVTDVNDTSFFVQKDGVTYKLTKTEGMDYKLGDTVEGFAYISMDKDYMLTQEIPEVQVGYFAWGTVIDTRKDLGVFVDIGLPDKELVVSLDELPTIKHLWPKKGDRLLITIRVDDKDRMWGELASDEVYQSLAIKGTEELINQNIKGTAYRLKVIGTFILTEDNQIGFVHPSERKDEPRLGEVVSGRVIGVRSDGVINVSLMPRAYEAIGDDAAMLMAILERTKTGSFPYTDKSSPDDIADRFGISKGQFKRAIGNLMKQRLIVQEDGETKLVESSTKLEEEEE from the coding sequence ATGAATCAATCACTAGGAAAAATTATTACTGGACTTGTTACAGACGTAAATGACACCTCATTTTTTGTACAAAAAGATGGTGTAACGTATAAACTAACTAAAACTGAAGGAATGGATTATAAATTAGGTGATACAGTTGAAGGCTTTGCCTATATTTCTATGGATAAAGACTATATGTTGACACAAGAAATACCTGAAGTACAAGTAGGTTATTTTGCGTGGGGAACCGTTATAGATACTAGAAAAGATTTAGGCGTATTTGTTGATATTGGGTTGCCTGATAAAGAATTGGTTGTGTCACTTGACGAACTTCCTACAATTAAACATTTGTGGCCTAAAAAAGGTGACCGTTTACTGATAACTATTCGAGTAGACGATAAAGATCGTATGTGGGGAGAACTAGCTAGTGATGAAGTGTATCAATCGCTAGCAATAAAAGGAACAGAAGAATTGATCAATCAAAACATTAAAGGAACAGCTTATCGTTTGAAAGTCATTGGGACTTTCATTTTGACGGAAGATAATCAAATAGGCTTTGTTCATCCTTCAGAACGTAAAGATGAGCCTCGTTTAGGCGAAGTTGTATCTGGACGTGTTATTGGGGTAAGATCAGATGGTGTGATAAACGTCTCTTTAATGCCACGGGCTTATGAAGCTATTGGCGATGATGCAGCAATGCTGATGGCCATATTAGAACGAACGAAAACAGGTAGTTTTCCATATACCGATAAAAGTTCTCCAGATGATATTGCAGATCGCTTTGGAATCAGTAAAGGTCAATTTAAGCGCGCAATTGGGAATTTAATGAAACAACGTCTAATCGTGCAGGAAGATGGCGAAACAAAACTTGTTGAATCTTCAACTAAACTTGAAGAAGAAGAAGAATAA
- the xerD gene encoding site-specific tyrosine recombinase XerD gives MNEDIEEYLRFLTIERGLSKNTIESYKRDISQYLAFISESKITEWSQIDRYVVLSFLQNLKEQKKSAGTIIRMVSCLRRFHQFLKQEQISKGDPMLHIDTPKKAQKLPKVLSMKEVDRLIETPNTGETLGLRDRAMLEVLYATGLRVSELTDLKLDDLHLSLGLIQTIGKGDKERIIPLGDMAIEWIEKYRRYSRSKLEREGQRSPYLFLNHHGRKLTRQGVWKNLKIIVKKAGIEKEVTPHTLRHSFATHLLENGADLRVVQELLGHSDISTTQIYTHITKQRMSSVYKTYHPRA, from the coding sequence ATGAATGAAGACATTGAGGAGTACCTTCGCTTTCTTACCATTGAACGTGGCCTTTCAAAAAATACAATTGAAAGTTACAAGAGAGATATCAGCCAATACCTTGCTTTTATTTCAGAGAGTAAGATAACCGAATGGAGTCAAATCGATCGCTATGTCGTGCTGTCTTTTTTACAAAATTTAAAAGAACAAAAAAAATCTGCTGGGACCATTATTCGAATGGTCTCTTGTTTGAGACGGTTTCATCAATTTTTAAAACAAGAACAAATATCCAAAGGCGACCCTATGTTGCATATCGATACACCAAAGAAGGCTCAAAAATTACCAAAAGTGTTATCTATGAAAGAGGTCGATCGATTAATCGAAACGCCAAATACCGGCGAAACATTAGGTTTAAGAGATCGAGCAATGCTTGAAGTACTTTATGCAACTGGACTTCGTGTTTCTGAACTAACGGACTTGAAATTGGATGATTTACACTTATCACTTGGACTGATCCAAACAATTGGTAAAGGAGATAAAGAAAGAATCATACCTTTAGGCGATATGGCAATTGAATGGATCGAAAAATATCGGCGGTATAGCCGGTCAAAATTAGAAAGAGAAGGTCAGCGTTCGCCTTATTTATTTCTTAACCATCATGGACGAAAATTGACCAGACAAGGCGTTTGGAAAAATTTGAAAATAATAGTAAAAAAAGCTGGGATAGAAAAAGAAGTGACACCCCATACTTTGCGGCATTCATTCGCCACACACTTGCTAGAAAATGGGGCTGATTTAAGAGTGGTGCAAGAGTTGTTAGGCCATTCAGATATCTCCACAACTCAAATTTATACACACATTACGAAACAAAGAATGTCAAGCGTTTACAAAACCTATCATCCTAGAGCTTGA
- the deoB gene encoding phosphopentomutase, with translation MSYKRVHLIVMDSVGIGEAPDADKFNDLGSDTLGHIAQEVELTIPHLEQLGLGNIKPLKGVRSVVDNLGYYTKLEEVSVGKDTMTGHWEIMGLNIQTPFRVFPDGFPDELLKQIEDFSGRKIVGNKPASGTDIIDEYGKHQLETGDIIIYTSADPVLQIAAHEDVIPLEELYRICQFVRDITKDDPYMIGRIIARPYVGEPGNFTRTSGRHDYALDPFGKTVLDYLSEAGKDVIAIGKINDIYNGAGITESVRTEHNMDGVDKLLSVMDKDFEGISFLNLVDFDAKFGHRRDVVGYAQALDEFDARIEEIVGKLKEDDLLLITADHGNDPTAPGTDHTREYVPLLAYSPSMKGQGEIPQGNFADIGATIADNFGVQDTGLGKSFLEELK, from the coding sequence ATGTCATACAAAAGAGTGCATTTGATAGTTATGGATTCAGTTGGTATCGGGGAAGCTCCTGACGCTGATAAATTTAATGATTTAGGGAGCGACACACTTGGTCACATTGCTCAAGAAGTAGAGCTGACGATACCGCATCTTGAACAATTAGGGTTAGGAAATATCAAACCTTTAAAAGGTGTCCGCAGTGTTGTAGACAATTTAGGTTATTATACAAAACTTGAAGAAGTATCTGTTGGTAAAGATACTATGACTGGACATTGGGAGATCATGGGGCTGAATATTCAAACACCATTCCGCGTCTTTCCTGACGGATTTCCAGATGAATTGTTGAAACAAATTGAAGACTTTTCTGGTCGCAAAATTGTAGGAAATAAACCTGCGAGCGGAACAGATATTATTGACGAATATGGAAAACACCAATTAGAAACGGGAGATATAATCATCTATACTTCAGCAGATCCAGTTTTACAAATCGCTGCACATGAAGATGTGATCCCATTAGAGGAATTATACCGTATTTGTCAATTTGTAAGAGATATAACGAAAGACGATCCTTATATGATCGGCAGAATTATTGCGCGTCCATATGTTGGTGAACCAGGTAATTTCACAAGAACAAGCGGACGACACGATTATGCATTAGATCCTTTTGGTAAAACGGTATTGGATTACTTAAGTGAAGCTGGCAAAGACGTTATTGCAATCGGTAAAATCAATGATATTTATAATGGAGCAGGAATTACGGAGTCCGTGCGTACGGAACACAATATGGATGGCGTGGACAAGTTGTTAAGCGTCATGGATAAAGATTTTGAAGGTATCAGTTTTTTAAATCTGGTTGATTTTGATGCTAAGTTTGGACACCGCCGTGATGTCGTTGGGTATGCTCAAGCATTAGATGAATTTGATGCTCGTATTGAAGAAATCGTCGGTAAATTAAAAGAAGACGACTTATTATTGATCACGGCTGACCATGGAAATGATCCAACAGCTCCTGGAACAGATCATACAAGAGAATACGTTCCTTTACTCGCTTATTCTCCATCTATGAAAGGGCAGGGCGAAATACCTCAAGGGAATTTTGCAGATATTGGGGCTACCATTGCAGATAATTTTGGTGTTCAAGATACAGGTCTCGGTAAAAGCTTTTTAGAAGAATTGAAGTAA
- a CDS encoding purine-nucleoside phosphorylase, translating into MTITLSKKVNEAKSYIIENGVQDIEIGLILGSGLGELGEEVENPIAISYSKIPHFPVSTVEGHAGQLVYGTLGGKKVLAMQGRFHFYEGYSLEEVTFPVRVMKALGIHSLIVTNAAGGINTDFTPGELMMITDQINYTGTNPLIGLNDDSMGPRFTDMSHAYDPAYQKIVRSVAKNMAIDLKEGVYIGFSGPTYETPAEIKMVRLFGADAVGMSTVPEVIVAKHAGMRVIGISCITNLAAGMQANLNHKEVVETTQRVKHTFKALVKNILSEI; encoded by the coding sequence ATGACCATAACACTTTCAAAAAAAGTTAATGAGGCAAAAAGTTACATCATAGAAAATGGGGTCCAAGATATAGAAATTGGTTTGATTTTAGGATCAGGCCTGGGTGAGTTAGGAGAAGAGGTTGAAAATCCGATTGCTATTTCTTATAGCAAAATTCCTCATTTCCCAGTTTCTACAGTAGAAGGACATGCTGGACAATTAGTATATGGTACACTTGGTGGTAAAAAAGTACTAGCTATGCAAGGTCGTTTTCATTTTTATGAAGGCTATTCTTTGGAAGAGGTAACTTTTCCAGTTCGCGTAATGAAAGCTCTTGGTATCCATTCATTGATCGTTACGAATGCAGCTGGCGGCATCAACACTGATTTTACCCCAGGTGAATTAATGATGATCACGGATCAAATCAATTATACAGGAACAAATCCATTGATTGGTCTTAATGATGATTCAATGGGTCCGCGTTTTACAGATATGAGTCATGCGTATGATCCGGCTTACCAAAAAATCGTTCGTTCGGTGGCTAAAAATATGGCTATTGATCTAAAAGAGGGCGTATATATCGGGTTTTCTGGTCCGACGTATGAAACACCTGCTGAAATAAAAATGGTTCGATTATTTGGTGCTGATGCCGTGGGAATGTCTACCGTTCCTGAAGTTATTGTAGCAAAACATGCAGGTATGAGAGTGATCGGTATTTCATGTATTACCAATTTAGCAGCGGGAATGCAAGCTAATTTAAACCATAAGGAAGTTGTAGAAACAACACAACGCGTTAAGCATACATTTAAAGCTCTAGTAAAAAATATTCTTTCAGAAATATGA
- the lysA gene encoding diaminopimelate decarboxylase: protein MDKRLLTGTMKINKANHLEIGGIDTVSLVEKYGTPLYVYDVSQIKYKVRTFKKTFQDRNIAAQVAYASKAFSCLAIYQLMAKEELSLDVVSGGELYTAIQANYPSKKIHFHGNNKSDSEIIAALDYDIGCFVVDNFHELKKLNEYTIQRKQKVSILLRVTPGVEAHTHDYITTGQTDSKFGFDLNNGQAQQALQSALEMPYIDTMGLHCHIGSQIFETDGFRLAVDKLLTESKKWQELFGFHLRVLNVGGGFGIRYTAEDEPLPIEDYVNNLIDEVQIVSANVQLPMPEIWIEPGRSLVGDAGITLYQVGSQKVIPDVRNYLAIDGGMTDNIRPALYDAKYTGVLANRMEDKIEETYSIAGKCCESGDMLIWDLPLPKADDKDILAVFSTGAYGYAMASNYNRIPRPPVVFVENGQAFLAIKRESYADLMRLECSLY from the coding sequence ATGGACAAAAGATTATTGACCGGGACAATGAAAATAAATAAAGCCAACCATTTAGAAATTGGGGGTATAGATACCGTTTCATTAGTTGAAAAATATGGAACACCCTTATATGTCTATGATGTTTCTCAAATTAAATACAAAGTTCGAACTTTCAAAAAGACTTTTCAAGATAGAAATATTGCTGCTCAAGTTGCCTATGCAAGCAAAGCCTTCTCTTGTTTAGCCATCTATCAATTGATGGCCAAGGAAGAGTTGTCTTTGGATGTAGTTTCTGGAGGAGAACTTTATACAGCGATCCAAGCAAATTATCCGAGTAAAAAAATACATTTTCATGGGAATAATAAATCCGATTCAGAAATTATTGCGGCGTTAGATTATGATATTGGCTGCTTTGTGGTCGATAATTTTCATGAATTAAAAAAATTAAATGAGTATACAATACAACGCAAACAAAAAGTATCGATTCTGTTACGGGTGACGCCTGGCGTTGAAGCTCATACCCATGATTATATAACCACCGGTCAGACCGATTCTAAATTTGGATTTGATTTAAATAACGGACAAGCACAACAAGCCTTACAATCAGCTTTGGAAATGCCATATATCGATACGATGGGTTTGCATTGCCACATTGGTTCACAAATTTTTGAAACTGACGGTTTTAGATTAGCTGTTGATAAGTTACTGACGGAGTCAAAAAAATGGCAGGAGCTGTTTGGCTTTCATTTGCGTGTTTTAAATGTCGGCGGCGGTTTTGGTATTAGGTATACAGCTGAAGATGAGCCATTGCCAATCGAGGATTATGTGAATAATTTGATTGATGAAGTTCAAATCGTTTCAGCAAACGTTCAACTGCCGATGCCTGAAATTTGGATCGAACCAGGACGTAGTTTAGTAGGAGATGCAGGCATTACTTTGTATCAAGTCGGTTCGCAAAAAGTAATCCCAGATGTTCGAAATTATTTGGCGATTGATGGGGGAATGACGGATAACATTAGGCCTGCTTTATACGATGCAAAATATACTGGTGTCTTAGCTAATCGTATGGAGGATAAAATAGAAGAAACCTATTCTATTGCTGGAAAATGTTGCGAGTCTGGCGATATGTTGATATGGGATCTGCCGTTGCCAAAAGCAGATGATAAAGATATTTTGGCCGTTTTTAGTACCGGAGCCTATGGGTATGCTATGGCTAGTAATTACAATCGTATACCACGACCACCGGTAGTATTTGTTGAAAATGGGCAAGCTTTTTTAGCTATTAAGCGGGAAAGTTATGCAGACTTGATGAGATTAGAATGCTCTCTTTATTAA
- a CDS encoding GNAT family N-acetyltransferase — protein MLLDYKNDYEKISMGLLSFDPDLKDVSRLQDEMDWYQSEENHKLYLWKSEETEDIIAVIGVEIGNDMILLRRISINPSFRNEGISYKISEALEQRYPQKKVMGTLETASLIIKWEQEKSKKNEQQNLIADEKGEG, from the coding sequence ATGTTACTCGATTACAAAAATGATTATGAAAAAATTTCAATGGGTTTACTTTCATTTGATCCCGATTTAAAAGATGTTTCACGTTTACAAGACGAAATGGATTGGTATCAAAGTGAAGAGAATCATAAACTTTATTTATGGAAAAGCGAAGAAACTGAAGATATCATAGCTGTAATAGGCGTAGAGATCGGAAACGATATGATATTGTTAAGACGTATCTCAATCAATCCTTCATTTAGAAATGAAGGAATCAGTTATAAAATTTCAGAGGCGTTAGAGCAACGGTATCCACAAAAAAAAGTAATGGGAACGTTGGAAACAGCATCTTTAATTATCAAATGGGAGCAAGAAAAAAGTAAAAAAAACGAACAGCAAAATTTAATAGCTGATGAAAAAGGCGAGGGTTAA
- a CDS encoding segregation/condensation protein A — MSSDINIKIDAFEGPLDLLLQLIKHLEIDIYDIPIAEVTAQYLNYIRAMKVLQLDIAGDYLVMAATLMAIKSKLLLPKQEIEVNLEDEGFYESGEDPRDALVEQLLEYRKFKTAAAILKVREEERSQYFSKEPANLEFLQENVPLEPLQISTFDLVAAFQDMFNKKAKKIPLQTKIKAEETSINEKMDFIMGKLRSVKKNQGVLFTGLFDTPTKNEMVTTFMALLELIKEKNVFIQQKVTYGDITVYPSETGDE; from the coding sequence ATGTCATCCGACATAAATATAAAAATTGATGCATTTGAAGGACCACTAGATTTATTGTTGCAATTGATCAAGCATTTAGAAATTGATATTTATGACATTCCTATTGCTGAAGTGACTGCTCAATATTTAAATTATATTCGAGCTATGAAAGTATTGCAGTTAGATATTGCAGGTGACTATCTAGTTATGGCAGCTACTTTAATGGCAATTAAAAGCAAACTACTGCTGCCTAAGCAAGAAATAGAAGTAAATCTAGAAGATGAAGGATTTTATGAATCTGGTGAGGATCCTAGAGATGCATTAGTAGAACAATTGTTGGAATATCGGAAATTTAAAACAGCAGCGGCGATATTAAAAGTAAGAGAAGAAGAAAGAAGTCAATACTTTTCTAAGGAGCCAGCTAATTTAGAGTTTTTACAAGAAAATGTTCCCCTAGAGCCACTTCAAATCAGTACGTTTGATTTAGTTGCTGCTTTTCAAGACATGTTTAATAAAAAAGCAAAAAAAATACCTTTACAAACAAAAATCAAAGCAGAAGAAACATCTATTAATGAAAAGATGGATTTTATTATGGGAAAATTGAGAAGTGTAAAAAAAAATCAAGGTGTTTTATTTACTGGTCTTTTTGATACTCCAACAAAAAATGAGATGGTAACGACTTTCATGGCTTTACTTGAATTGATCAAAGAAAAAAATGTATTTATTCAGCAAAAAGTAACCTACGGAGATATTACCGTCTATCCATCAGAAACAGGTGATGAGTAG
- the scpB gene encoding SMC-Scp complex subunit ScpB: protein MDELATIEALLFVAGDEGLSLEEISVLLECSTQQVYQFLMRLQKGYEDSTSRGLMLLEIGNQYQLATKKEYADVIKKYAVSPLTTNLSQAALETLAIVAYKQPLTRMEIDEIRGVQTSGALQKLTLRGLVEPKGRVEGPGRAILYGTSAYFMDYFGLKDLNDLPKITDLETENNEKESDLFFERFNQQFENE, encoded by the coding sequence ATGGATGAATTAGCAACAATTGAAGCACTCCTTTTCGTAGCTGGAGATGAAGGCCTCTCATTAGAGGAAATCTCTGTTTTACTGGAGTGTTCAACTCAACAGGTTTATCAATTTCTTATGCGACTCCAAAAAGGATACGAAGATTCAACGTCCAGAGGATTAATGCTTCTCGAGATAGGAAATCAGTATCAATTAGCAACCAAAAAAGAGTATGCTGATGTTATAAAAAAATATGCGGTTTCACCGTTGACAACGAATCTTTCACAAGCCGCGTTAGAGACGCTTGCAATTGTTGCTTATAAGCAGCCTTTAACACGAATGGAGATCGATGAGATACGTGGTGTCCAAACAAGCGGAGCACTGCAAAAATTAACGCTCAGAGGTCTTGTTGAACCAAAGGGACGCGTGGAAGGTCCTGGAAGAGCTATTTTATACGGGACATCAGCGTATTTTATGGATTATTTTGGACTCAAAGATTTAAATGATTTACCTAAAATAACCGATTTAGAAACAGAAAATAATGAAAAAGAGTCTGATTTATTTTTTGAACGTTTTAACCAGCAATTTGAAAATGAATAA
- a CDS encoding pseudouridine synthase, producing MERLQKVLAHAGVASRRKSEELISMGHVKVNGKVVKEMGIQIGNSDVVEVDGVPIYREEPVYFLLNKPRNMITAVSDDKGRPVVTDLFTNIEQRIYPVGRLDYDTTGALMLTNDGELSQLLMHPKHQIDKTYVVKVKGLVDKKSLNRLEKGIVIEGKKTAPAKAKILSSDRTKDVTMVELTIHEGRNRQVKNMFQVIGHPVEKLKRESYGTLTLDGLQPGEWRELKTFEIYQLRNSAIQEETTK from the coding sequence ATGGAAAGATTACAGAAAGTTTTAGCACATGCCGGAGTAGCTTCACGACGTAAATCAGAGGAACTTATTTCTATGGGTCATGTTAAAGTAAATGGAAAAGTTGTTAAGGAAATGGGTATTCAAATTGGGAATTCTGATGTAGTGGAAGTCGATGGAGTACCGATTTATAGAGAAGAACCAGTTTATTTTTTATTGAATAAGCCTAGAAATATGATCACGGCAGTTTCAGATGATAAGGGACGTCCAGTAGTGACCGATCTGTTTACAAATATCGAGCAACGTATTTACCCAGTTGGGCGCTTAGACTATGATACAACAGGAGCATTAATGTTGACAAATGACGGAGAACTTTCCCAATTGTTGATGCACCCTAAGCACCAAATAGATAAAACATATGTTGTTAAAGTAAAAGGCTTAGTAGACAAAAAATCACTGAATAGACTTGAAAAAGGTATTGTTATTGAAGGTAAAAAGACAGCACCAGCAAAAGCAAAAATCCTTTCATCAGATCGTACTAAGGATGTTACTATGGTGGAATTAACTATACATGAAGGCCGTAATAGACAAGTTAAAAATATGTTTCAAGTTATTGGACACCCAGTAGAAAAATTAAAAAGAGAGTCTTATGGTACGTTAACTTTAGATGGATTACAACCTGGTGAATGGCGTGAATTAAAAACGTTTGAAATCTATCAGTTACGTAATTCAGCAATACAAGAAGAGACAACTAAATAA